Proteins from a genomic interval of Mycolicibacterium grossiae:
- a CDS encoding MmcQ/YjbR family DNA-binding protein, whose amino-acid sequence MPHPIAFRDDDPGLAEVRTIALGFPEAFEKVSHGRPVFCAPKMFAIYGGSTKESGPMRSVAHCVLVKVDEAERAALDADPRTFYPAYLGPYGWLGLDFTTAAVDWDEIAELVDASYRLVASRTLIERLDQR is encoded by the coding sequence ATGCCGCACCCGATCGCCTTCCGCGACGACGATCCCGGCCTCGCGGAGGTCCGCACGATCGCGCTCGGGTTCCCCGAGGCGTTCGAGAAGGTCTCTCACGGCCGGCCGGTCTTCTGCGCACCGAAGATGTTCGCGATCTACGGCGGCAGCACCAAGGAGTCCGGCCCGATGCGTAGCGTCGCGCACTGCGTACTGGTCAAGGTCGACGAGGCCGAACGGGCCGCCCTCGACGCGGACCCGCGGACCTTCTACCCGGCGTACCTGGGGCCCTACGGCTGGCTCGGGCTCGACTTCACCACTGCGGCGGTCGACTGGGACGAGATCGCCGAACTCGTCGACGCCAGCTACCGCCTCGTCGCCTCCCGGACGCTCATCGAACGACTCGACCAACGCTGA
- the ligA gene encoding NAD-dependent DNA ligase LigA: MTSTEVDPVPPDVRRAWQELADEVRGHQFRYYVKDAPVISDGEFDALLGRLAALEEQYPELRSPDSPTQLVGGAGFATEFASADHLERMLSLDNVFNIDELDAWAGRLTGEIGADPEFLCELKIDGVALALVYRDGRLERAATRGDGRTGEDVTLNARTIDDVPERLSPSDDYPVPALLEVRGEVFFRVSDFEDLNAGLVAEGKPPFANPRNSAAGSLRQKNPAVTARRRLRMICHGLGRSEGFSPPTLHDAYLALKAWGLPVSDHTTRVTGIAAVAERVAYWGEHRHDVEHEIDGLVVKVDDVALQRRLGATSRAPRWAIAYKYPPEEATTTLLDIRVNVGRTGRVTPFAYMEPVKVAGSTVGLATLHNASEVKRKGVLIGDTVVIRKAGDVIPEVLGPVADLRDGSEREFVMPTECPECGTTLRPAKEGDADIRCPNARSCPAQLRERVFHVAGRGAFDIEGLGYEAGIALLQAGVISDEGDLFTLGEDDLLRTDLFTTKGGQLSANGKRLLANLGKAKEQALWRVLVALSIRHVGPTAARALAGEFGSLEAIEAASEEQLAAVEGVGPTIAAAVTEWFGVDWHCAIVEKWRAAGVRMADERDASIERTLEGLSVVVTGSLAGFSRDEAKEAILVRGGKAAGSVSKKTAYVVAGDAPGSKYDKAVELGVPVLDEDGFRRLLDGGPDAV; encoded by the coding sequence GTGACTTCGACCGAGGTTGACCCCGTCCCACCGGACGTACGCCGGGCCTGGCAGGAGCTGGCCGACGAGGTGCGCGGTCACCAGTTCCGCTACTACGTCAAGGACGCGCCCGTCATCTCCGACGGCGAGTTCGACGCGCTGCTCGGCCGGCTCGCGGCCCTGGAGGAGCAGTACCCGGAGCTGCGCAGCCCGGATTCGCCGACTCAGCTCGTCGGCGGCGCTGGCTTCGCCACCGAGTTCGCCTCCGCCGACCACCTCGAACGCATGCTCAGCCTCGACAACGTGTTCAACATTGACGAGCTGGACGCCTGGGCCGGCCGCCTCACCGGCGAGATCGGCGCCGACCCGGAGTTCTTGTGCGAGTTGAAGATCGACGGCGTCGCCCTGGCGCTGGTGTATCGCGACGGCCGGTTGGAGCGGGCGGCCACCCGCGGCGACGGCCGCACCGGTGAGGACGTCACGCTCAACGCGCGCACCATCGACGACGTCCCCGAGCGGCTGAGCCCGAGCGACGACTACCCGGTGCCGGCGCTGCTGGAGGTGCGCGGCGAGGTCTTCTTCCGGGTGTCGGACTTCGAGGACCTCAACGCCGGCCTGGTCGCGGAGGGCAAGCCGCCGTTCGCGAACCCGCGCAACAGCGCCGCCGGTTCACTGCGGCAGAAGAATCCGGCGGTCACCGCCCGCCGCCGGCTGCGCATGATCTGCCACGGCCTCGGACGGTCGGAGGGCTTCTCGCCGCCGACGCTGCACGACGCCTATCTCGCGCTGAAGGCCTGGGGACTGCCGGTGTCGGACCACACCACGCGCGTCACGGGCATCGCCGCGGTCGCCGAGCGCGTCGCCTACTGGGGCGAGCACCGCCACGACGTCGAGCACGAGATCGACGGCCTGGTGGTCAAGGTCGACGACGTGGCGTTGCAGCGCCGCCTCGGCGCCACCTCCCGTGCGCCGCGGTGGGCGATCGCCTACAAGTACCCGCCGGAGGAGGCGACCACCACGCTGCTCGACATCCGGGTCAACGTGGGTCGCACCGGTCGCGTGACGCCGTTCGCCTACATGGAGCCGGTCAAGGTCGCGGGGTCCACGGTCGGGCTGGCCACGCTGCACAACGCCTCGGAGGTCAAGCGCAAGGGCGTCCTCATCGGCGACACCGTGGTGATCCGCAAGGCGGGTGACGTGATCCCCGAGGTCCTCGGCCCGGTGGCCGATCTGCGCGACGGCAGCGAGCGCGAGTTCGTCATGCCCACCGAGTGCCCGGAGTGCGGCACCACGCTGCGGCCCGCCAAGGAGGGCGACGCCGACATCCGTTGCCCGAATGCGCGGTCGTGCCCGGCGCAACTGCGGGAGCGCGTGTTCCACGTCGCCGGCCGCGGCGCCTTCGACATCGAGGGGCTCGGCTACGAGGCGGGGATCGCCCTGCTGCAGGCCGGCGTCATCTCCGACGAGGGCGACCTGTTCACCCTCGGCGAGGACGACCTGCTGCGCACCGACCTGTTCACCACGAAGGGCGGGCAACTGTCGGCCAACGGCAAGCGGCTGCTCGCCAACCTCGGCAAGGCCAAGGAGCAGGCGCTGTGGCGCGTGCTGGTCGCGCTGTCCATCCGGCACGTGGGCCCGACCGCGGCGCGTGCGCTCGCCGGGGAGTTCGGCAGCCTCGAGGCCATCGAGGCGGCATCCGAGGAGCAGCTCGCGGCCGTCGAGGGCGTGGGTCCCACGATCGCGGCAGCGGTCACGGAGTGGTTCGGCGTCGACTGGCACTGCGCGATCGTCGAGAAGTGGCGCGCCGCCGGCGTGCGGATGGCCGACGAACGCGACGCGTCGATCGAGCGCACCCTCGAGGGGCTGTCGGTCGTGGTCACCGGGTCGCTCGCGGGGTTCTCCCGCGACGAGGCCAAGGAGGCCATCCTGGTGCGCGGCGGCAAGGCCGCCGGGTCGGTGTCGAAGAAGACGGCCTACGTGGTGGCGGGGGATGCGCCGGGGTCGAAGTACGACAAGGCGGTCGAACTCGGCGTGCCGGTGCTCGACGAGGACGGGTTCCGGCGGCTGCTCGACGGCGGCCCGGACGCGGTCTGA
- a CDS encoding ACT domain-containing protein has translation MPSYLLRVQLEDRPGRLGSLAVALGSVGADILSLDVVERAAGYAIDDLVVDLPHGAMPDALITAAERLPGVWVDSVRPHTGLLEAHRELELIDHIAAARSTPGKLQVLADEAPRVLRVGWCTVIRSIDGHTERVVGSGGAPETEATSAPWLPLEHAAALDDTADWLPEVWRDMDTTLAAAPLGDPHTAVVLGRPGGPAFRPSEVARLGYLAGIVATILR, from the coding sequence GTGCCGTCCTATCTGCTGCGGGTCCAACTCGAGGACCGACCCGGCAGGCTCGGGTCGCTCGCGGTGGCTCTCGGCTCCGTCGGCGCCGACATCCTCAGCCTCGACGTGGTCGAGCGCGCCGCCGGGTACGCGATCGACGACCTGGTCGTGGACCTCCCGCACGGGGCGATGCCCGACGCGCTGATCACCGCAGCCGAACGGCTCCCCGGCGTCTGGGTGGACAGCGTCCGTCCGCACACCGGGCTGCTGGAGGCGCACCGCGAACTCGAGCTGATCGACCACATCGCCGCCGCGCGGAGCACGCCCGGCAAGCTGCAGGTCCTCGCCGACGAGGCGCCGCGCGTGCTGCGCGTCGGCTGGTGCACGGTCATCCGCTCGATCGACGGCCACACCGAACGCGTCGTCGGCAGCGGCGGCGCCCCCGAGACCGAGGCCACCTCCGCACCGTGGCTGCCCCTCGAGCACGCCGCGGCCCTCGACGACACCGCGGACTGGCTGCCGGAGGTGTGGCGCGACATGGACACCACCCTGGCGGCCGCACCGCTGGGCGATCCGCACACCGCCGTCGTGCTGGGCCGTCCCGGCGGCCCCGCGTTCCGGCCGTCGGAGGTGGCCCGGCTGGGCTACCTCGCCGGGATCGTCGCCACCATCCTGCGCTGA
- the gatC gene encoding Asp-tRNA(Asn)/Glu-tRNA(Gln) amidotransferase subunit GatC: MSQISRDDVAHLARLARLSLTDGELDSFAGQLDAILAHVGQIQAVDVTGVEPTDNPLQAVNVTRPDVVEPCLPQDEALAAAPNAVDGRFAVPRILGEAE; this comes from the coding sequence GTGTCGCAGATATCCCGGGACGACGTCGCCCACCTCGCGCGTCTCGCCCGGCTCTCCCTGACCGACGGCGAGCTGGACAGCTTCGCCGGCCAGCTCGACGCCATCCTGGCCCACGTGGGCCAGATTCAGGCCGTGGACGTGACGGGCGTGGAGCCGACCGACAATCCGTTGCAGGCGGTGAACGTGACCCGTCCGGACGTCGTGGAGCCGTGCCTGCCGCAGGACGAGGCGCTGGCCGCCGCGCCGAACGCGGTCGACGGCCGGTTCGCGGTGCCGCGCATCCTGGGGGAGGCGGAATGA
- the gatA gene encoding Asp-tRNA(Asn)/Glu-tRNA(Gln) amidotransferase subunit GatA, producing the protein MSDLIRRTAAELGAAIAAKEVSATEVTQAHLDQIAATDGDYHAFLHVAGDEALSAAARVDAAVAAGEALPSPLAGVPLALKDVFTTTDMPTTCGSKILEGWRSPYDATVTVRLRAAGIPILGKTNMDEFAMGSSTENSAYGPTRNPWDTDRVPGGSGGGSAAALAAFQAPLAIGTDTGGSIRQPAALTSTVGVKPTYGTVSRYGLVACASSLDQGGPCARTVLDTALLHQVIAGHDPHDSTSVDAEVPDVVAAARAGATGDLTGVRVGVVKQLRSGEGYQPGVLASFTAAVDQLTALGAEVVEVDCPHFDHSLAAYYLILPSEVSSNLARFDAMRYGLRVGDDGTHSAEEVMALTRAAGFGPEVKRRIMIGTYALSAGYYDAYYNQAQKVRTLIARDLDAAYEKVDVLVSPATPTTAFPIGEKVDDPLAMYLFDLCTLPLNLAGHCGMSVPSTPSADDGLPVGLQIMAPALADDRLYRVGAAYEAARGPLPTAL; encoded by the coding sequence ATGAGCGACCTGATCCGCCGCACGGCGGCCGAGCTGGGCGCGGCGATCGCCGCCAAGGAGGTCTCGGCCACCGAGGTGACGCAGGCGCACCTCGACCAGATCGCCGCCACCGACGGCGACTACCACGCGTTCCTGCACGTCGCCGGCGACGAGGCGCTGTCCGCTGCGGCCCGCGTCGACGCCGCCGTGGCCGCGGGGGAGGCGCTGCCCTCGCCGCTGGCCGGTGTGCCGCTGGCGCTCAAGGACGTGTTCACCACCACCGACATGCCGACGACCTGCGGATCGAAGATCCTCGAGGGGTGGCGGTCGCCGTACGACGCGACGGTCACCGTGCGGCTGCGCGCGGCGGGGATCCCGATCCTCGGCAAGACCAACATGGACGAGTTCGCGATGGGCAGCTCGACGGAGAACTCCGCCTACGGGCCGACCCGCAACCCGTGGGACACCGACCGGGTGCCGGGCGGGTCGGGCGGCGGCAGCGCCGCCGCGCTCGCGGCCTTCCAGGCGCCGCTGGCGATCGGCACGGACACCGGCGGCTCGATCCGCCAGCCGGCCGCGCTGACCTCGACCGTCGGCGTGAAGCCCACCTACGGCACGGTGTCGCGGTACGGCCTGGTGGCCTGCGCCTCGTCGCTGGATCAGGGCGGACCGTGCGCCCGCACGGTGCTCGACACCGCACTGCTGCACCAGGTGATCGCCGGGCACGATCCGCATGACTCGACGTCGGTGGACGCCGAGGTGCCCGACGTCGTCGCCGCCGCGCGGGCCGGCGCGACCGGAGACCTGACCGGCGTGCGCGTCGGCGTGGTGAAGCAGCTGCGCAGCGGCGAGGGCTACCAGCCCGGCGTCCTCGCGTCGTTCACCGCGGCCGTCGACCAGCTGACCGCCCTCGGTGCGGAGGTCGTCGAGGTGGACTGCCCGCACTTCGACCACTCGCTGGCGGCGTACTACCTGATCCTGCCGTCGGAGGTGTCGAGCAACCTGGCCCGGTTCGACGCGATGCGCTACGGGCTGCGGGTGGGCGACGACGGCACGCACAGCGCCGAGGAGGTGATGGCGCTGACCCGCGCGGCCGGCTTCGGCCCGGAAGTCAAGCGCCGCATCATGATCGGCACGTACGCGCTGTCGGCGGGCTACTACGACGCCTACTACAACCAGGCGCAGAAGGTCCGCACGCTGATCGCCCGCGACCTGGACGCCGCCTACGAGAAGGTGGACGTGCTGGTCTCCCCGGCGACGCCGACGACGGCGTTCCCGATCGGCGAGAAGGTCGACGATCCGCTGGCGATGTACCTGTTCGACCTGTGCACCCTGCCGCTGAACCTCGCCGGGCACTGCGGCATGTCGGTGCCCTCGACGCCCTCGGCCGACGACGGGCTGCCCGTCGGGCTGCAGATCATGGCGCCCGCGCTGGCCGACGACCGGCTCTACCGGGTGGGCGCGGCGTACGAGGCGGCCCGCGGTCCGCTGCCAACCGCGCTCTGA